The following proteins are encoded in a genomic region of Brachypodium distachyon strain Bd21 chromosome 1, Brachypodium_distachyon_v3.0, whole genome shotgun sequence:
- the LOC100835604 gene encoding calcium uniporter protein 2, mitochondrial has protein sequence MAFCQTIARSLRAGRNAAAAVPLPKPPPPIVPSPARRTLPIVPAAVEDCPPLAFLRPRPATVRAYSTVSVPLPHHCFPAFPVGDKLFDGLRLNGLITPPSAVAWTAPDHHQETSGVTLQEARKVARAAEMELARATLRSNTESVVSGSAYAALCVDMAGGAEAGGRRLARALDDAGVVIVLGDAVFLRPDMVAKAIGTILPGAARGDEARRVLREKKELEAMEAEKAAIDARAAAQVRGELWCGLGLLAAQTLGFMRLTFWELSWDVMEPVCFFVTSLYFMSGYAFFMRTAAEPSFEGFYRSRFESRRRRLMRDRRFDVARYNALKHGAGSAGYAGQSDPLFRHVTPSSCTSVAASVL, from the coding sequence ATGGCATTCTGCCAAACGATAGCGCGTAGCCTACGGGCAGGCAGGAacgcggccgcggccgtgcCGCTGCCGAAGCCTCCGCCTCCCATTGTTCCCAGCCCGGCGCGACGGACGCTGCCGATAGTGCCCGCGGCCGTGGAAGACTGCCCGCCTCTCGCATTCCTGCGGCCCCGCCCAGCCACGGTCCGCGCCTACTCCACCGTGTCCGTCCCGCTCCCGCACCACTGCTTCCCCGCGTTCCCCGTCGGCGACAAGCTGTTTGACGGCCTCCGCCTCAACGGGCTCATCACGCCGCCCAGCGCCGTGGCTTGGACGGCGCCTGATCATCATCAGGAGACGTCGGGCGTGACGCTGCAGGAGGCCAGGAAGGtggcgagggcggcggagaTGGAGCTGGCGCGCGCCACGCTGAGATCCAACACCGAGAGCGTCGTGTCCGGGTCGGCATACGCCGCGCTCTGCGTGGacatggccggcggcgccgaggccgGCGGGCGCAGGCTGGCCAGGGCGCTCGACGATGCCGGCGTCGTCATCGTCCTCGGCgacgccgtcttcctccgccccGACATGGTGGCCAAAGCCATCGGGACCATCCTTCCTGGGGCCGCTCGAGGCGACGAGGCGCGGCGCGTGCTGCGCGAGAAGAAAGAGCTGGAGGCGATGGAGGCAGAGAAGGCGGCCATCGACGCGAGGGCCGCGGCCCAGGTGCGCGGGGAGCTGTGGTGCGGGCTGGGCCTCCTGGCGGCGCAGACGCTGGGCTTCATGCGGCTCACCTTCTGGGAGCTGTCGTGGGACGTCATGGAGCCCGTCTGCTTCTTCGTCACGTCGCTCTACTTCATGTCCGGGTACGCCTTCTTCATGCGCACGGCCGCGGAGCCGTCCTTCGAGGGGTTCTACCGGAGCCGCTTCGAGtcgaggcggcgccgcctcatGCGGGACCGCCGGTTCGACGTCGCCCGGTACAACGCTCTCAAGCACGGCGCGGGGTCCGCCGGTTATGCGGGGCAGAGCGATCCCCTGTTCAGGCACGTCACGCCATCATCgtgtacatcagtggcggcgTCGGTCCTCTAG
- the LOC100835911 gene encoding pathogenesis-related protein 5 isoform X1: protein MEAARIRALLLLIAGISWWQVQPGAEAAGTTVFTLRNNCTSTIWPATLSGNSGAAIGGGGFELSPGASVSFPGPAGWSGRLWARTGCVASGDSSLACATGDCGGAARCSLGGATPVTLAEFTLGGADGKDFYDVSLVDGYNVGIGVAATAGDRVNGATCGYAGCVGDVNAMCPAELQVPAAAGGKEGEQGGATTVACRSACEAFGTAEYCCTGAHGGPDSCGPTEYSRLFKAACPAAYSYAYDDATSTFTCGTGAQYLITFCPVQQQ, encoded by the exons ATGGAAGCCGCACGGATCCGGGCCCTTCTGCTCCTCATCG CAGGGATCAGCTGGTGGCAAGTACAGCCGGGTGCCGAGGCAGCCGGCACGACGGTCTTCACGCTGCGGAACAACTGCACGAGCACGATCTGGCCGGCCACATTGTCGGGCAACAGCGGCGCGGCCATCGGGGGAGGCGGCTTCGAGCTCTCGCCGGGCGCCAGCGTGTCGTTCCCGGGCCCGGCGGGCTGGTCGGGCCGCTTATGGGCGCGCACGGGCTGCGTCGCCTCCGGGGACTCGTCCCTGGCCTGCGCCACGGGCgactgcggcggcgcggcgcgctGCTCCCTGGGCGGGGCGACGCCCGTGACGCTGGCCGAGTTCACGCTGGGGGGCGCCGACGGCAAGGACTTCTACGACGTGAGCCTGGTGGACGGCTACAACGTCGGCATCGGcgtggcggccacggcgggcGACCGGGTGAACGGCGCGACGTGCGGCTACGCCGGGTGCGTCGGCGACGTGAACGCGATGTGCCCCGCGGAGCTGCAGGTGCCGGCTGCCGCCGGTGGGAAGGAAGGCGAACAGGGCGGCGCGACGACGGTGGCGTGCAGGAGCGCGTGCGAGGCGTTCGGGACGGCCGAGTACTGCTGCACGGGCGCGCACGGGGGCCCTGACAGCTGCGGGCCCACCGAGTACTCGAGGCTGTTCAAGGCGGCGTGCCCCGCGGCCTACAGCTACGCGTACGACGACGCCACCAGCACCTTCACGTGCGGCACCGGAGCGCAGTACCTCATCACCTTCTGCCccgtgcagcagcagtag
- the LOC100835911 gene encoding pathogenesis-related protein 5 isoform X2, with protein sequence MEAARIRALLLLIGISWWQVQPGAEAAGTTVFTLRNNCTSTIWPATLSGNSGAAIGGGGFELSPGASVSFPGPAGWSGRLWARTGCVASGDSSLACATGDCGGAARCSLGGATPVTLAEFTLGGADGKDFYDVSLVDGYNVGIGVAATAGDRVNGATCGYAGCVGDVNAMCPAELQVPAAAGGKEGEQGGATTVACRSACEAFGTAEYCCTGAHGGPDSCGPTEYSRLFKAACPAAYSYAYDDATSTFTCGTGAQYLITFCPVQQQ encoded by the exons ATGGAAGCCGCACGGATCCGGGCCCTTCTGCTCCTCATCG GGATCAGCTGGTGGCAAGTACAGCCGGGTGCCGAGGCAGCCGGCACGACGGTCTTCACGCTGCGGAACAACTGCACGAGCACGATCTGGCCGGCCACATTGTCGGGCAACAGCGGCGCGGCCATCGGGGGAGGCGGCTTCGAGCTCTCGCCGGGCGCCAGCGTGTCGTTCCCGGGCCCGGCGGGCTGGTCGGGCCGCTTATGGGCGCGCACGGGCTGCGTCGCCTCCGGGGACTCGTCCCTGGCCTGCGCCACGGGCgactgcggcggcgcggcgcgctGCTCCCTGGGCGGGGCGACGCCCGTGACGCTGGCCGAGTTCACGCTGGGGGGCGCCGACGGCAAGGACTTCTACGACGTGAGCCTGGTGGACGGCTACAACGTCGGCATCGGcgtggcggccacggcgggcGACCGGGTGAACGGCGCGACGTGCGGCTACGCCGGGTGCGTCGGCGACGTGAACGCGATGTGCCCCGCGGAGCTGCAGGTGCCGGCTGCCGCCGGTGGGAAGGAAGGCGAACAGGGCGGCGCGACGACGGTGGCGTGCAGGAGCGCGTGCGAGGCGTTCGGGACGGCCGAGTACTGCTGCACGGGCGCGCACGGGGGCCCTGACAGCTGCGGGCCCACCGAGTACTCGAGGCTGTTCAAGGCGGCGTGCCCCGCGGCCTACAGCTACGCGTACGACGACGCCACCAGCACCTTCACGTGCGGCACCGGAGCGCAGTACCTCATCACCTTCTGCCccgtgcagcagcagtag